From Novosphingobium decolorationis, one genomic window encodes:
- a CDS encoding efflux RND transporter permease subunit has product MRFTDLFIRRPIAAIVVSLLILLVGISAVFGLQIRQYPRMESATITIDTQLPGATQDVMQGFVTTPIAQEIATASGIEYLSSTSTSGKSHIAAKLVLNADADRSMTEILSKVQQVKYRLPEGAFDPVISKITDGASAVQYISFTSPTMAPSQINDFVTRVARPLLTSVPGVASVEINGGAPLAMRIWVDPDKLAGRGMTAGDIATALRANNVQAAPGQLKGSATAINITAETDLRSAASFRDMVVKTGPDGIVRLGDVATVELGGQNYDDAAMGAGKDAILLPISPTPDGNPLEIVDAVNELLPQLERMAPPGLEIKSMFDRARFVDASIEEVEHTLVEAVIIVIVVIFLFLGTFRAVIIPIVTIPLSLLGTAALMLLFGFSLNLLTLLAMVLAIGLVVDDAIVVVENIHRHIEEGLSPINAALQGAREIVGPVIAMTITLAAVYAPIGLMGGLTGALFREFAFTLAGSVIVSGVVALTLSPMMSSRLLHNRMGESRLEKTIERSMHGLTHRYERLLGKTLVNRAAVLVAGAAILAASVVFFLGAKRELAPPEDMGYVFVQTKAPQYASVDYTVRFSKEVEALFHDLPEFDGSFYAMGGAQGANIGFGGIILSPWAERTRTAEDVQQELAGKTAGVTGVTSTVFQDSPLPAGSGGLPVQMVIRSPDDFAAINRTLDQLKGAAWQSGLFAFVDADLAFDSQQAHITVDRDKAGDMGIPMSEIADTLALMVGENYVNRFNWHDRSYDVITQVPRGERATPGDLGGYYVRAGSGDLVPLSTVAKVEIEPQPNLLPQFNQMNSATMSAVLMPGVTMGQAVAFFQAQDLPEGTSVDWLSNSRQYVQEGNQLTVSFAFALVVIFLVLAAQFESFRDPLVILVTVPLAISGALLPLFLGFATLNIYTQIGLVTLIGLITKHGILMVSFANQMQRDEGWSRHEAIAHAAAVRMRPVLMTTAAMVAGLVPLLFASGAGAASRFAIGIVVVMGMLIGTLFTLFVLPTIYTLLAGDHRAHTPEDEDASETDAATREGSLSHA; this is encoded by the coding sequence ATGCGCTTCACCGACCTGTTCATCCGCCGCCCCATCGCGGCCATCGTGGTCAGCCTGCTGATCCTGCTGGTGGGCATCTCCGCCGTCTTCGGGCTGCAGATCCGCCAGTACCCGCGCATGGAAAGCGCCACGATCACCATCGACACCCAGCTTCCCGGCGCCACCCAGGACGTCATGCAGGGCTTCGTCACCACCCCCATCGCCCAGGAGATCGCAACCGCCAGCGGGATCGAGTACCTCTCCTCCACCTCGACCTCGGGCAAGAGCCATATCGCGGCCAAGCTGGTGCTGAACGCGGACGCCGACCGCTCGATGACCGAGATCCTCTCCAAGGTGCAGCAGGTGAAGTACCGCCTGCCCGAAGGGGCCTTCGACCCGGTCATTTCCAAGATCACCGACGGCGCCTCGGCGGTGCAGTACATCAGCTTCACCAGCCCGACGATGGCGCCTTCGCAGATCAACGACTTCGTGACCCGCGTTGCACGCCCGCTGCTGACATCGGTCCCGGGCGTAGCCTCGGTTGAGATCAACGGCGGCGCGCCGCTGGCCATGCGCATCTGGGTCGATCCCGACAAGCTCGCCGGGCGCGGCATGACGGCGGGCGACATTGCGACGGCACTGCGCGCCAACAACGTCCAGGCCGCCCCTGGCCAGCTCAAGGGCAGCGCGACGGCGATCAACATCACCGCCGAGACCGATCTGCGCAGCGCGGCCTCGTTCCGCGACATGGTGGTCAAGACAGGGCCGGATGGCATCGTGCGCCTGGGCGACGTCGCCACGGTCGAACTGGGCGGCCAGAACTACGACGATGCCGCGATGGGGGCGGGCAAGGACGCGATCCTGCTGCCGATCTCACCCACGCCCGACGGCAACCCGCTCGAGATCGTCGATGCGGTCAACGAACTCCTGCCCCAGCTCGAGCGCATGGCGCCTCCGGGTCTGGAGATCAAATCGATGTTCGACCGCGCCCGCTTCGTCGATGCCTCGATCGAGGAAGTCGAGCACACTCTGGTCGAAGCCGTCATCATCGTCATCGTCGTCATCTTCCTGTTCCTCGGCACCTTCCGGGCCGTCATCATCCCCATCGTCACCATTCCGCTCTCGCTGCTGGGAACAGCCGCGCTGATGCTGCTCTTCGGGTTTTCGCTCAACCTCCTCACCCTTCTTGCGATGGTCCTTGCCATCGGCCTTGTGGTCGATGACGCCATCGTCGTGGTCGAGAACATCCACCGCCACATCGAGGAAGGTCTCTCCCCCATCAACGCGGCGCTGCAAGGCGCGCGCGAGATCGTGGGCCCGGTCATTGCCATGACCATCACCCTTGCCGCCGTCTATGCGCCCATCGGGCTCATGGGCGGCCTTACTGGCGCGCTCTTTCGCGAGTTCGCCTTTACCCTCGCCGGATCTGTGATCGTCTCGGGCGTCGTGGCCCTGACGCTCTCGCCGATGATGAGCAGCCGCCTCCTGCACAACAGGATGGGCGAGAGCCGTCTGGAAAAGACCATCGAGCGTTCGATGCACGGCCTCACCCACCGCTACGAGCGGCTGCTCGGCAAGACGCTGGTCAACCGCGCGGCAGTCCTTGTCGCAGGCGCGGCGATCCTGGCCGCGAGCGTCGTCTTCTTCCTCGGCGCCAAGCGCGAACTCGCGCCGCCCGAGGACATGGGCTACGTCTTCGTCCAGACCAAGGCGCCGCAGTACGCCAGCGTCGATTACACCGTGCGCTTCTCCAAAGAGGTCGAAGCCCTGTTCCACGACCTGCCCGAGTTCGACGGCAGCTTCTACGCGATGGGCGGCGCGCAAGGCGCCAACATCGGCTTTGGCGGCATCATCCTCTCGCCCTGGGCCGAGCGCACGCGCACCGCCGAGGACGTGCAGCAGGAACTGGCGGGCAAGACCGCCGGTGTCACCGGCGTCACCTCCACCGTCTTCCAGGACAGCCCCTTGCCCGCGGGCAGCGGCGGCCTGCCGGTGCAGATGGTAATCCGCTCGCCCGATGACTTCGCCGCGATCAACCGCACGCTTGACCAGCTCAAGGGCGCGGCCTGGCAGAGCGGCCTGTTCGCCTTCGTCGATGCCGACCTCGCCTTCGACAGCCAGCAGGCGCACATCACCGTGGACCGCGACAAGGCGGGCGACATGGGCATCCCCATGTCGGAAATCGCCGACACACTGGCGCTGATGGTGGGCGAGAATTACGTCAACCGCTTCAACTGGCACGACCGCTCCTACGACGTGATCACGCAAGTTCCGCGCGGCGAACGCGCCACCCCCGGCGATCTCGGCGGCTACTACGTGCGCGCAGGGTCCGGCGATCTTGTCCCCCTCTCCACCGTCGCCAAAGTCGAGATCGAGCCCCAGCCCAACCTCCTGCCCCAGTTCAACCAGATGAACTCGGCGACGATGTCGGCCGTGCTCATGCCCGGCGTGACGATGGGCCAGGCGGTCGCCTTCTTCCAGGCCCAGGACCTGCCCGAGGGCACCAGCGTCGACTGGCTCTCGAACAGCCGCCAGTACGTCCAGGAAGGCAACCAGCTGACGGTCTCCTTCGCCTTTGCGCTGGTCGTCATCTTCCTGGTGCTCGCCGCCCAGTTCGAGAGCTTCCGCGATCCGCTGGTGATCCTCGTCACCGTGCCGCTGGCGATCTCGGGCGCGCTTCTGCCGCTGTTCCTGGGCTTTGCCACGCTCAACATCTACACGCAGATCGGCCTTGTCACCCTGATCGGGCTCATCACCAAGCACGGCATCCTGATGGTGTCCTTCGCCAACCAGATGCAGCGCGATGAAGGCTGGAGCCGCCACGAGGCCATCGCCCACGCCGCCGCGGTGCGTATGCGCCCGGTGCTGATGACGACCGCGGCGATGGTGGCGGGCCTGGTGCCCCTGCTCTTCGCCTCGGGCGCAGGTGCGGCCAGCCGCTTTGCCATCGGCATCGTGGTGGTCATGGGCATGCTCATCGGCACGCTCTTCACGCTCTTCGTTCTTCCCACCATCTACACGCTGCTGGCGGGCGATCACCGCGCCCACACGCCGGAGGACGAGGACGCCTCCGAAACCGACGCCGCCACGCGTGAAGGGAGCCTTTCCCATGCCTGA
- a CDS encoding efflux RND transporter periplasmic adaptor subunit → MSESQNGPETQTQAQGPDTASTSPRRTRTILVTVLVLVVLMAALYGWRTWRMGGGAGWPQQATPVTATILAARTVPDTMDVVGSLSAVREVTLAPETSGRVSGLHFRAGQHVGTNALIVQLYDGPEKADLAAARARADFAALQLKRSEELAPTGAEPREVLQQRRAELAQARAEVGQIEARLRQKQVRAPFSGKLGIRRVNPGQYMNPGDPVATLTALDRLYVDFTLPQQDLGRLGDGASLTLTSDAWPGRTFTARISTIEPQVSKDTRNVTAQAVLANPDGALRPGMYVSVALKLGEQDDALVLPVTAIQTSAQGDSVIVVRGKNARKGGKAEIVPVTTGRRMGDEVVVTGKLAPGDVVVAQGQLRVQPGSEVTVAKLIGSEAAKAPKAAVPAKADSADAGAW, encoded by the coding sequence ATGAGCGAATCGCAAAACGGCCCCGAGACGCAGACGCAAGCGCAAGGCCCCGACACCGCGAGCACCTCGCCGCGCCGCACGCGGACCATCCTCGTCACCGTGCTCGTGCTGGTGGTGCTGATGGCCGCACTTTATGGCTGGCGGACCTGGCGCATGGGCGGCGGCGCGGGCTGGCCGCAACAGGCAACGCCCGTCACCGCGACCATCCTTGCCGCGCGCACCGTTCCCGATACGATGGACGTCGTCGGCTCGCTCAGCGCGGTGCGCGAGGTCACGCTGGCGCCGGAAACGAGCGGGCGCGTCTCGGGTCTTCATTTCCGTGCCGGGCAACACGTGGGCACCAATGCCCTGATCGTCCAGCTCTATGACGGCCCGGAAAAGGCCGATCTTGCCGCCGCCCGCGCCCGCGCGGACTTTGCCGCGCTTCAGCTCAAACGCTCGGAAGAACTGGCACCGACAGGCGCAGAGCCGCGCGAAGTGCTCCAGCAGCGCCGCGCCGAACTGGCGCAGGCCCGTGCCGAGGTCGGCCAGATCGAAGCGCGCCTGCGCCAGAAGCAGGTGCGCGCGCCCTTTTCCGGCAAGCTCGGCATCCGCCGCGTGAACCCGGGCCAGTACATGAACCCGGGCGATCCGGTCGCCACGCTGACCGCGCTCGACCGGCTCTACGTCGACTTCACCCTGCCCCAGCAGGACCTGGGGCGCCTGGGCGACGGGGCCAGCCTGACACTGACCAGCGATGCCTGGCCCGGCCGCACCTTCACCGCGCGCATCTCCACCATCGAGCCGCAGGTGAGCAAGGACACGCGCAACGTGACCGCGCAGGCCGTGCTCGCCAATCCCGATGGCGCGCTGCGTCCGGGCATGTACGTCTCGGTCGCGCTGAAGCTGGGTGAACAGGACGACGCGCTCGTCCTTCCCGTCACCGCGATCCAGACCTCGGCGCAGGGCGACAGCGTGATCGTCGTGCGCGGAAAGAACGCGCGCAAGGGCGGCAAGGCCGAGATCGTGCCTGTCACCACCGGCCGCCGCATGGGCGACGAGGTGGTCGTGACCGGCAAGCTTGCCCCCGGCGACGTCGTTGTTGCGCAAGGCCAGCTGCGCGTGCAGCCGGGCAGCGAGGTAACCGTCGCGAAGCTGATCGGCAGCGAGGCCGCCAAGGCCCCCAAGGCCGCGGTCCCGGCCAAGGCCGACAGCGCCGATGCAGGAGCGTGGTAA
- the soxR gene encoding redox-sensitive transcriptional activator SoxR gives MPVNREKSLSVGELARRSGVAVSTIHFYEKKNLIEGWRTGGNQRRYARATLRRIAIIRVAQKAGVSLSIIKQHLDRFPATPITVDEWARISQDWHAMLDERITALTQLRDQLGSCIGCGCLSLKDCPLRNPDDVLGDEGAGPQLLTTPQ, from the coding sequence ATGCCGGTCAATCGGGAAAAATCGCTAAGTGTCGGGGAGTTGGCCCGCCGCAGCGGCGTCGCGGTCTCCACGATCCATTTCTACGAAAAGAAGAACTTGATCGAGGGCTGGCGCACAGGCGGCAACCAGCGGCGCTATGCCCGAGCCACCTTGCGCCGGATCGCGATAATCCGGGTCGCACAGAAGGCCGGGGTCTCGCTCTCGATTATCAAGCAGCACCTCGACCGTTTTCCCGCAACGCCGATCACGGTGGACGAATGGGCGCGGATCAGTCAGGACTGGCACGCGATGTTGGACGAGCGGATCACGGCGCTGACCCAGTTGCGTGACCAGCTTGGCTCCTGCATCGGATGTGGCTGTCTTTCCTTGAAAGATTGTCCGTTACGCAACCCCGACGACGTTCTGGGAGATGAAGGCGCAGGGCCACAATTGCTCACGACACCGCAATAG
- a CDS encoding glycoside hydrolase family 2 TIM barrel-domain containing protein has translation MTGEGVRAKTTARCGGTGVGLAALATLLAGAPAGGADLQVQAVQVDPSRPDWENPAVFAQGTLPASSTGFPYESRARALEGDPQGSNRYLSLDGTWKFAFSPSADALPEGFERPAFDVSGWSDIAVPADWQAEGFGQARYNNWIYPFPANRPLIPHETNPVGSYRRDFTLPQSWSGDERVILHIGAAGSAYYVWVNGQKMGYAQDSKLPSEFDVTSALKPGSNTIAIQVFRWSDGSYLEDQDFWRVSGIERSVYLKAVPARRVRDVFAHAGLDAAYRTGELAVDLALTPGAAVRARITLLDGEQTVLTREVKLAKTDAEQRVTLTGEVPDVRRWSAETPNLYTLLVELYDGRGVLLQATPTRIGFRTVEVRNGQVAVNGKPITIKGVNRHEHDPETFHVISRASMERDVELMKANNVNAIRAAHYPNDPYIYELADRYGLYVMDEANIESHQYMDYGNRHPEERAKYQIGFDPAWKAAHLARVSNMVERDKNHPSVLFWSLGNEAGIGPTFEEAAKATRERDPSRLISYLGWGPLPFGDHRPNWYADIYAPMYDPAAKMADYATNWSYGQPMIQCEYAHMMGNSGGNLTEYWDTIHAHPETLQGGFIWDWVDQSMFGTAEDGTRYWADGSEYGPNPGGDIEFGDGIIQSDRTPNPALYELRKVYAPVAFSDIDLSGGTLRVHNRQDFADLSGYRFTWTLQENGVAVATGDLTAPDVAARASGTMALDLGTYPRKADAEYFVTVEAKAGEGQIPLVEAGQVMAFEQFALDSAVPSLPQEASGAVSLSDEGGEVILSAAGSSLAISRKTGLIRSFDAKGKALAIGGEPYFWRALTDSNVGTRTADQLAVWKTLSETRTVSDLRIEPAKDGAREVAVTFTLGEGQATFTNRYRMVGDGSVRLTAHFEPVAKDLPPPFRIGVKFALPEELDTVEWYGRGPHESYVDRKSSAPIGLWRGALADQDHDYIRPQETGNKTDVRWMTLSGAGRALRVAGDRPLMMNALAFPYSDLYRRAPGTWKSSDIRPHDHGTLLVDAAQWGLGGDTQWSEEGKPLPRYRPKVEPTTFTIRLSPTKDEPSVGARPGGDR, from the coding sequence ATGACGGGTGAGGGCGTTCGCGCGAAGACAACGGCGCGCTGCGGTGGGACGGGCGTAGGTCTGGCTGCTCTGGCCACGCTTCTGGCGGGCGCGCCTGCGGGCGGGGCCGATCTTCAGGTGCAGGCCGTGCAGGTCGATCCTTCGCGCCCCGACTGGGAGAATCCGGCGGTCTTCGCGCAAGGGACGCTTCCCGCCAGTTCTACGGGTTTTCCCTATGAAAGCCGCGCCAGGGCGCTCGAAGGCGATCCGCAAGGTTCGAACCGCTATCTCAGCCTGGATGGAACCTGGAAGTTCGCCTTCTCGCCCAGCGCCGATGCGCTCCCGGAAGGCTTCGAGCGCCCCGCCTTCGATGTGTCGGGCTGGAGCGACATTGCCGTGCCCGCCGACTGGCAGGCCGAAGGCTTCGGGCAGGCGCGCTACAACAACTGGATCTATCCCTTCCCGGCCAACCGTCCGCTGATCCCGCACGAAACCAACCCGGTCGGCTCCTACCGCCGGGATTTTACCCTCCCGCAAAGCTGGAGCGGGGACGAGCGGGTGATCCTGCACATCGGGGCGGCCGGCTCGGCCTACTACGTGTGGGTGAACGGGCAGAAGATGGGCTATGCGCAGGACAGCAAGCTGCCTTCCGAGTTTGACGTCACCTCCGCGCTGAAGCCGGGGAGCAACACCATCGCGATCCAGGTCTTCCGCTGGTCGGATGGCTCCTACCTGGAAGACCAGGACTTCTGGCGCGTCTCGGGGATCGAGCGGTCGGTCTACCTGAAGGCGGTGCCCGCGCGCCGGGTGCGCGACGTCTTCGCCCATGCCGGGCTCGACGCCGCCTACCGCACCGGCGAACTGGCCGTGGACCTCGCCTTGACGCCGGGCGCTGCGGTGCGCGCGCGGATCACGCTGCTCGACGGCGAACAGACGGTGCTGACGCGCGAGGTGAAGCTCGCAAAAACGGATGCCGAGCAGCGGGTTACGCTGACGGGCGAGGTCCCGGACGTGCGCCGCTGGAGCGCGGAGACGCCTAACCTCTACACGCTCCTCGTCGAACTCTACGATGGTCGCGGCGTGCTTCTCCAGGCCACGCCGACGCGCATCGGCTTCCGCACGGTCGAGGTGCGCAACGGCCAGGTTGCGGTCAACGGCAAGCCGATCACGATCAAGGGCGTGAACCGCCATGAGCATGATCCCGAAACCTTCCACGTCATTTCGCGCGCCTCGATGGAACGCGACGTCGAGCTGATGAAGGCGAACAACGTCAACGCCATTCGCGCCGCGCACTACCCCAACGATCCCTACATCTACGAGCTGGCGGACCGCTACGGCCTCTACGTCATGGACGAGGCCAACATCGAGAGCCACCAGTACATGGACTATGGCAACCGCCATCCCGAGGAGCGCGCCAAGTACCAGATCGGCTTCGACCCGGCCTGGAAGGCGGCGCACCTCGCGCGCGTCTCGAACATGGTCGAGCGCGACAAGAACCACCCCTCGGTCCTGTTCTGGTCCTTGGGCAACGAGGCGGGTATCGGCCCGACCTTCGAGGAGGCGGCCAAGGCCACGCGGGAACGCGATCCGAGCCGTCTCATCAGCTATCTGGGCTGGGGGCCGCTGCCCTTCGGCGATCACCGCCCCAACTGGTATGCGGATATCTATGCGCCGATGTACGATCCGGCCGCGAAGATGGCCGACTACGCGACCAACTGGTCCTACGGCCAGCCCATGATCCAGTGCGAGTACGCGCACATGATGGGCAATTCGGGCGGCAACCTGACCGAGTACTGGGACACCATCCACGCCCATCCCGAAACCTTGCAGGGCGGTTTCATCTGGGACTGGGTAGACCAGTCGATGTTCGGCACTGCCGAAGATGGCACGCGCTACTGGGCCGATGGCAGCGAGTACGGCCCCAACCCGGGCGGCGACATCGAGTTCGGCGACGGGATCATCCAGTCCGACCGCACGCCCAACCCGGCCTTGTACGAACTGCGCAAGGTCTACGCGCCGGTGGCCTTCTCCGACATCGACCTGTCGGGCGGCACGCTGAGGGTCCACAACCGGCAGGACTTCGCCGATCTCTCCGGCTACCGCTTCACCTGGACCTTGCAGGAGAACGGCGTGGCCGTTGCCACCGGCGATCTGACTGCGCCCGACGTTGCCGCGCGGGCGAGTGGGACAATGGCGCTCGATCTCGGCACGTACCCGCGCAAGGCGGACGCGGAGTATTTCGTGACCGTGGAGGCGAAGGCGGGCGAGGGGCAGATCCCGCTGGTCGAGGCGGGGCAGGTCATGGCCTTTGAACAGTTTGCGCTGGACAGTGCGGTCCCGTCCTTGCCGCAGGAGGCTTCGGGCGCGGTGTCCCTGTCGGACGAAGGCGGAGAGGTTATCCTCTCGGCTGCGGGCAGTTCGCTCGCGATCAGCCGCAAGACCGGCCTTATCCGCAGCTTCGATGCCAAGGGCAAGGCGCTCGCCATAGGGGGCGAGCCCTATTTCTGGCGCGCGCTGACCGACAGCAATGTCGGTACGCGCACCGCAGATCAGCTCGCCGTCTGGAAGACCCTGAGCGAGACGCGCACCGTCTCGGACCTGCGCATCGAACCCGCGAAGGACGGCGCACGAGAGGTGGCCGTCACGTTCACGCTGGGTGAGGGGCAGGCAACCTTTACCAACCGCTACCGCATGGTCGGGGACGGGAGCGTACGCCTCACGGCCCATTTCGAGCCGGTCGCAAAGGACCTGCCGCCGCCCTTCCGCATCGGCGTGAAGTTCGCGCTGCCCGAGGAACTCGACACGGTGGAGTGGTATGGGCGCGGCCCCCACGAAAGCTATGTCGATCGCAAGAGTTCGGCCCCGATCGGCCTGTGGCGCGGCGCGCTCGCTGACCAGGACCACGACTACATTCGCCCGCAGGAGACCGGCAACAAGACCGACGTGCGTTGGATGACGCTGAGCGGAGCCGGGCGGGCCCTGCGCGTCGCGGGCGACCGGCCGCTGATGATGAACGCGCTCGCCTTTCCCTATTCCGATCTCTACCGCCGCGCGCCCGGCACCTGGAAGTCGAGCGATATCCGGCCCCACGATCACGGCACGTTGCTGGTCGATGCGGCGCAGTGGGGCCTGGGTGGCGACACGCAGTGGAGCGAGGAGGGCAAGCCGCTCCCCCGCTACCGCCCGAAGGTGGAACCGACGACGTTCACCATCCGCCTTTCTCCCACCAAGGACGAGCCCTCTGTCGGGGCACGTCCGGGCGGGGACAGGTGA
- a CDS encoding RNA polymerase sigma factor — MSETTPPSGLEAAFLAHRETLLRFLRARGAGEAAEDLLHEVWLRVSARDSGPVAAPLAYLHSVANSLMIDRYRSQQKAQAREREWSAAQTLTGEASPQPSAEREVFAAREAARVLAMLDGLGARVARVFRLHRVEGMAQKDVAREVGIGLSTVEGDLRKAYRALEEWKRHGEGEEP, encoded by the coding sequence ATGTCTGAGACCACGCCGCCATCGGGCCTTGAGGCCGCTTTCCTTGCGCACCGCGAGACCTTGCTGCGTTTCCTGCGCGCGCGCGGCGCGGGCGAGGCGGCCGAGGACCTCCTGCACGAGGTCTGGCTGCGCGTGAGTGCGCGCGACAGCGGGCCAGTGGCCGCGCCCTTGGCCTACCTGCATTCGGTCGCCAACTCGCTGATGATTGACCGCTATCGCTCGCAGCAGAAGGCCCAGGCGCGCGAGCGCGAATGGAGCGCGGCGCAGACGCTGACCGGGGAAGCCTCGCCGCAGCCCTCGGCCGAGCGCGAGGTCTTTGCCGCACGCGAAGCCGCGCGCGTGCTGGCGATGCTCGATGGCCTCGGCGCGCGGGTCGCCCGGGTGTTCCGCCTCCACCGGGTGGAGGGCATGGCGCAAAAGGACGTGGCCCGCGAAGTCGGTATCGGTCTCAGCACGGTCGAGGGCGATCTGCGCAAGGCCTACCGCGCGCTGGAGGAATGGAAACGGCACGGCGAAGGGGAGGAGCCATGA
- a CDS encoding FecR family protein has translation MPIDETIRAQALDWAVRTQDPGFDHWESFTIWLEQDPAHGVAYDAACAAALDGADLLARTAPANDTEPAIASPDEAEGNAAWVEDTLESYARVPRRRWLAGALAASVALVAGIGIWHQSGPTTYEVATAVGETRTVRLGGETTVTLGGDTRLAMEQGNARFVRLEQGQALFSVRHDPDAPFEVAVGEERLRDIGTVFDVRHVDGALRVAVSEGEVEVNPEREKVRVKPGQVLTRAAGEDRFELAAIAPEQVGEWRAGRLTFVDAPLGEVASDLTRATGIAFSVRPEARGRTVSGSLQIEPIRKDPQSLGALLGLGVAREGAGWSLGPR, from the coding sequence GTGCCCATTGACGAGACGATCCGCGCGCAGGCCCTCGACTGGGCCGTGCGGACACAGGACCCCGGTTTTGACCACTGGGAGAGCTTCACCATCTGGCTGGAGCAGGATCCGGCGCATGGCGTCGCCTACGATGCGGCCTGCGCGGCGGCGCTGGACGGCGCCGACCTCCTGGCGCGGACCGCTCCTGCCAACGATACCGAGCCCGCGATTGCCTCGCCGGATGAGGCCGAGGGCAACGCGGCCTGGGTCGAGGATACGCTGGAGAGCTACGCCCGCGTGCCGCGTCGGCGCTGGTTGGCAGGCGCGCTTGCGGCCAGCGTGGCGCTCGTGGCCGGGATCGGCATCTGGCACCAAAGCGGCCCTACTACCTACGAGGTGGCCACCGCAGTGGGAGAGACGCGCACCGTGCGTCTGGGCGGTGAGACGACCGTCACGCTGGGCGGGGATACCCGCCTTGCGATGGAGCAGGGCAATGCACGCTTTGTCCGGCTGGAGCAGGGACAGGCCCTGTTCTCGGTGCGCCACGATCCCGACGCGCCCTTTGAAGTCGCCGTGGGCGAGGAGCGGCTGCGCGATATCGGCACCGTCTTCGACGTACGGCACGTGGACGGGGCGTTGCGGGTTGCGGTGTCCGAGGGCGAGGTCGAGGTCAATCCCGAGCGCGAGAAGGTCCGCGTGAAGCCCGGGCAGGTCCTGACCCGGGCGGCCGGGGAGGATCGTTTCGAACTGGCCGCGATTGCGCCCGAACAGGTCGGGGAATGGCGCGCGGGACGCCTGACCTTCGTCGATGCCCCACTTGGCGAGGTGGCTTCCGATCTCACGCGCGCGACGGGAATCGCGTTTTCGGTGCGCCCTGAGGCGCGCGGGCGCACGGTTTCAGGCTCCTTGCAGATCGAGCCGATCCGAAAGGATCCGCAATCGCTCGGCGCGCTGCTTGGCCTTGGTGTTGCGCGCGAAGGCGCAGGATGGAGCCTGGGTCCCCGCTGA